A stretch of Pangasianodon hypophthalmus isolate fPanHyp1 chromosome 9, fPanHyp1.pri, whole genome shotgun sequence DNA encodes these proteins:
- the thrap3b gene encoding thyroid hormone receptor-associated protein 3b isoform X2 — MSKAPNSPSHSRSRSRSRSRSRSYSRSRSSSRSRSRSRKHRYSSRSRSRSHSRDRNYPSRDFQSNRGYTRGFRGYRRPFYHNRGRGRGYYPRGYHRGGGGGGGSYGYRSNNWHGGHRDQQQSHEHHSPKRGRSRSRTPRKRSRSRSRSHYSGKSSSRSRHSSSSSRSPSPRRRSSGKAPSKDSKSKTSPNEGKGNSKEAEPKPSVPIPEEPPSKWESMSDYTTSPKASNPEPTAPVGTQPEVKVSLSGATGNGASVWRSISVPETKSPPKPTASTGFGFFSKEDMKAGEKAAITTAFKKFLAEKKKPSSDWDDNQDEEPNTSDAEKEKSNRKQKGIFELDPVYVESKAEKGLPFLGEEEEEYSKSLRERKTEEEPKYKAKPTLSARELFEERFGKWDDDYVSNKDSSQREEEMEEEEHVMEELYRSRKQAARKEEKAAKKKEKKKNRVSPASPSPPRSTERSKPLFPSARESSPPARSAKKKEPEFNFSLKAFNDDAESSSGALAKERRLSQDLIYPVKKEHEEFRSIFQHIQAAQLRRSPSELFAQHIVTIVHHIKAQHFRSSGMSLNERFGMYQRKAAQMEMMRQRKSPEIHRRIDVSPSAFKKHARLFEDMEESDYKDYGKKYEGESMDLRLDIERRKKYPKREGGKGSAGSRTPSRELSPDKSSKHKKSKKSKKKRERSPSSSSSSSSPSPHAYRSREYHGEEMEHMEKGGFDKSRLGPREYPRDYEGGHMERGGYERGRGGYERGGFDRTGYDRGRGGYDRGFPRMRGRGWNRGNYPNNNNNGNPANMGGPVRPQEEEWDPEYTPKSRKYYQHDDRDREGEMKWADGRGRGRGMYPRSRGSFTVRRGAGAGGSSGSPKWTHDMFQGATEEGELPDDGPEHGLKDDEKAAEGAASKP; from the exons CTCTAGATCTCGCTCCCGTTCCCATAGTCGTGACAGAAACTACCCTTCGAGAGATTTTCAGAGCAATCGGGGGTACACTCGTGGTTTCCGTGGCTACCGGAGACCCTTCTATCACAACCGTGGCCGGGGTCGTGGTTATTATCCACGCGGCTACCACagaggaggtggtggtggtggtggttctTACGGTTACCGCTCCAACAACTGGCACGGAGGCCACCGTGACCAGCAGCAATCCCATGAGCACCACAGCCCCAAAAGGGGACGCTCTCGCTCCCGCACACCCCGCAAGCGCTCTAGGAGCCGCAGCCGCTCCCATTATTCCGGCAAATCCTCTTCCCGATCTCGTCACTCTAGCTCATCTTCGCGATCCCCGTCTCCGCGACGCCGCAGCTCTGGAAAAGCTCCGTCTAAGGATTCAAAGAGTAAGACCTCACCAAACGAAGGAAAAGGCAATAGCAAAGAAGCAGAGCCCAAACCTTCTGTACCCATTCCTGAGGAGCCACCGAGCAAATGGGAGAGCATGAGTGACTACACCACCAGTCCTAAAGCCTCTAATCCAGAGCCAACCGCTCCGGTAGGGACCCAACCTGAGGTTAAAGTGTCCCTTTCTGGAGCTACAGGTAATGGTGCCTCTGTTTGGAGAAGCATTAGTGTTCCTGAAACCAAGAGTCCTCCAAAGCCAACAGCGTCAACTGGTTTTGGCTTCTTCTCAAAGGAAGACATGAAGGCAGGAGAGAAAGCGGCCATTACCACAGCATTCAAAAA GTTTCTGGCAGAGAAGAAAAAACCCTCATCTGACTGGGATGACAATCAGGACGAAGAGCCGAATACCAGCGATGCTGAAAAGGAGAAGAGTAACCGAAAACAAAAAGGAATTTTCGAACTGGATCCGGTTTATGTTGAGTCAAAGGCCGAGAAAGGACTTCCGTTTCTGggcgaggaggaagaggagtacTCGAagagcctgagagagagaaaaaccgAGGAGGAACCCAAGTACAAGGCCAAGCCCACTCTGTCTGCGAGGGAGCTGTTTGAGGAGCGTTTTGGGAAGTGGGATGATGACTACGTGTCCAACAAAGATTCGTCGCAACGGGAGGAAGAAATGGAGGAGGAAGAACACGTGATGGAAGAGCTTTACCGAAGCCGAAAGCAGGCAGCACGCAAAGAAGAGAAGGCTGccaagaagaaggagaagaagaagaaccgTGTGAGTCCAGCATCTCCTTCACCGCCCAGAAGCACAGAGCGTAGCAAGCCCCTGTTCCCTTCAGCCAGGGAGTCGTCACCTCCCGCCAGATCCGCTAAGAAGAAAGAGCCTGAATTTAATTTTAGCCTGAAAGCATTTAACGATGACGCAGAGAG cTCATCTGGTGCTTTAGCCAAAGAAAGACGTTTGTCTCAGGATCTAATATACCCTGTTAAGAAAGAGCATGAGGAGTTTCGCTCCATTTTCCAGCACATTCAGGCTGCTCAGCTTCGCCGCAGCCCGTCAGAGCTGTTTGCTCAACACATAGTCACCATCGTCCATCACATCAAAG CTCAGCACTTTCGCTCGTCTGGGATGTCTCTGAATGAGCGATTCGGCATGTACCAAAGAAAAGCCGCACAGATGGAAATGATGAGGCAAAGAAAGAGTCCTGAGATCCACAG GAGAATTGATGTGTCTCCCAGTGCTTTTAAGAAACACGCTCGTCTGTTTGAGGATATGGAAGAGAGCGACTACAAG GATTATGGTAAAAAATATGAAGGAGAGTCAATGGACCTGCGTTTGGATATTGAGCGACGTAAAAAATACCCCAAACGCGAGGGGGGCAAAGGCTCAGCCGGGTCACGCACCCCCAGCCGAGAACTCTCTCCTGACAAATCCTCCAAACACAAGAAGTCAAA gaaaagcaaGAAGAAGCGTGAGCGTTCTCcttcctcctcgtcctcctcttcctctccctcaccCCATGCGTACCGATCCAGAGAGTACCACGGCGAGGAGATGGAGCATATGGAGAAAGGGGGCTTCGATAAGTCCCGCCTGGGGCCGCGAGAGTACCCCCGGGACTATGAGGGGGGCCACATGGAGAGAGGAGGCTacgagagaggaagaggagggtaCGAGCGCGGAGGATTCGACCGAACGGGATACGATAGAGGACGCGGGGGATACGACAGGGGATTT CCTAGAATGAGAGGTAGGGGATGGAACAGGGGGAATTACcccaacaacaataacaatggAAACCCCGCTAACATGGGCGGCCCAGTGCGCCCGCAGGAGGAGGAGTGGGACCCTGAATACACCCCTAAAAGCAGGAAGTACTACCAG CACGATGACCGTGACCGTGAGGGAGAGATGAAGTGGGCGGACGGGCGCGGTCGTGGGCGGGGCATGTACCCGCGCAGCAGAGGCTCCTTCACCGTGCGCAGAGGTGCTGGCGCCGGCGGTAGCAGCGGCAGCCCCAAGTGGACCCACGACATGTTCCAGGGAGCCACGGAGGAGGGAGAGCTGCCTGACGACGGACCTGAGCACGGCCTCAAAGACGACGAAAAAGCAGCTGAGGGCGCCGCCTCTAAACCCTAG
- the thrap3b gene encoding thyroid hormone receptor-associated protein 3b isoform X1, with amino-acid sequence MESFEEDVIPKMSKAPNSPSHSRSRSRSRSRSRSYSRSRSSSRSRSRSRKHRYSSRSRSRSHSRDRNYPSRDFQSNRGYTRGFRGYRRPFYHNRGRGRGYYPRGYHRGGGGGGGSYGYRSNNWHGGHRDQQQSHEHHSPKRGRSRSRTPRKRSRSRSRSHYSGKSSSRSRHSSSSSRSPSPRRRSSGKAPSKDSKSKTSPNEGKGNSKEAEPKPSVPIPEEPPSKWESMSDYTTSPKASNPEPTAPVGTQPEVKVSLSGATGNGASVWRSISVPETKSPPKPTASTGFGFFSKEDMKAGEKAAITTAFKKFLAEKKKPSSDWDDNQDEEPNTSDAEKEKSNRKQKGIFELDPVYVESKAEKGLPFLGEEEEEYSKSLRERKTEEEPKYKAKPTLSARELFEERFGKWDDDYVSNKDSSQREEEMEEEEHVMEELYRSRKQAARKEEKAAKKKEKKKNRVSPASPSPPRSTERSKPLFPSARESSPPARSAKKKEPEFNFSLKAFNDDAESSSGALAKERRLSQDLIYPVKKEHEEFRSIFQHIQAAQLRRSPSELFAQHIVTIVHHIKAQHFRSSGMSLNERFGMYQRKAAQMEMMRQRKSPEIHRRIDVSPSAFKKHARLFEDMEESDYKDYGKKYEGESMDLRLDIERRKKYPKREGGKGSAGSRTPSRELSPDKSSKHKKSKKSKKKRERSPSSSSSSSSPSPHAYRSREYHGEEMEHMEKGGFDKSRLGPREYPRDYEGGHMERGGYERGRGGYERGGFDRTGYDRGRGGYDRGFPRMRGRGWNRGNYPNNNNNGNPANMGGPVRPQEEEWDPEYTPKSRKYYQHDDRDREGEMKWADGRGRGRGMYPRSRGSFTVRRGAGAGGSSGSPKWTHDMFQGATEEGELPDDGPEHGLKDDEKAAEGAASKP; translated from the exons CTCTAGATCTCGCTCCCGTTCCCATAGTCGTGACAGAAACTACCCTTCGAGAGATTTTCAGAGCAATCGGGGGTACACTCGTGGTTTCCGTGGCTACCGGAGACCCTTCTATCACAACCGTGGCCGGGGTCGTGGTTATTATCCACGCGGCTACCACagaggaggtggtggtggtggtggttctTACGGTTACCGCTCCAACAACTGGCACGGAGGCCACCGTGACCAGCAGCAATCCCATGAGCACCACAGCCCCAAAAGGGGACGCTCTCGCTCCCGCACACCCCGCAAGCGCTCTAGGAGCCGCAGCCGCTCCCATTATTCCGGCAAATCCTCTTCCCGATCTCGTCACTCTAGCTCATCTTCGCGATCCCCGTCTCCGCGACGCCGCAGCTCTGGAAAAGCTCCGTCTAAGGATTCAAAGAGTAAGACCTCACCAAACGAAGGAAAAGGCAATAGCAAAGAAGCAGAGCCCAAACCTTCTGTACCCATTCCTGAGGAGCCACCGAGCAAATGGGAGAGCATGAGTGACTACACCACCAGTCCTAAAGCCTCTAATCCAGAGCCAACCGCTCCGGTAGGGACCCAACCTGAGGTTAAAGTGTCCCTTTCTGGAGCTACAGGTAATGGTGCCTCTGTTTGGAGAAGCATTAGTGTTCCTGAAACCAAGAGTCCTCCAAAGCCAACAGCGTCAACTGGTTTTGGCTTCTTCTCAAAGGAAGACATGAAGGCAGGAGAGAAAGCGGCCATTACCACAGCATTCAAAAA GTTTCTGGCAGAGAAGAAAAAACCCTCATCTGACTGGGATGACAATCAGGACGAAGAGCCGAATACCAGCGATGCTGAAAAGGAGAAGAGTAACCGAAAACAAAAAGGAATTTTCGAACTGGATCCGGTTTATGTTGAGTCAAAGGCCGAGAAAGGACTTCCGTTTCTGggcgaggaggaagaggagtacTCGAagagcctgagagagagaaaaaccgAGGAGGAACCCAAGTACAAGGCCAAGCCCACTCTGTCTGCGAGGGAGCTGTTTGAGGAGCGTTTTGGGAAGTGGGATGATGACTACGTGTCCAACAAAGATTCGTCGCAACGGGAGGAAGAAATGGAGGAGGAAGAACACGTGATGGAAGAGCTTTACCGAAGCCGAAAGCAGGCAGCACGCAAAGAAGAGAAGGCTGccaagaagaaggagaagaagaagaaccgTGTGAGTCCAGCATCTCCTTCACCGCCCAGAAGCACAGAGCGTAGCAAGCCCCTGTTCCCTTCAGCCAGGGAGTCGTCACCTCCCGCCAGATCCGCTAAGAAGAAAGAGCCTGAATTTAATTTTAGCCTGAAAGCATTTAACGATGACGCAGAGAG cTCATCTGGTGCTTTAGCCAAAGAAAGACGTTTGTCTCAGGATCTAATATACCCTGTTAAGAAAGAGCATGAGGAGTTTCGCTCCATTTTCCAGCACATTCAGGCTGCTCAGCTTCGCCGCAGCCCGTCAGAGCTGTTTGCTCAACACATAGTCACCATCGTCCATCACATCAAAG CTCAGCACTTTCGCTCGTCTGGGATGTCTCTGAATGAGCGATTCGGCATGTACCAAAGAAAAGCCGCACAGATGGAAATGATGAGGCAAAGAAAGAGTCCTGAGATCCACAG GAGAATTGATGTGTCTCCCAGTGCTTTTAAGAAACACGCTCGTCTGTTTGAGGATATGGAAGAGAGCGACTACAAG GATTATGGTAAAAAATATGAAGGAGAGTCAATGGACCTGCGTTTGGATATTGAGCGACGTAAAAAATACCCCAAACGCGAGGGGGGCAAAGGCTCAGCCGGGTCACGCACCCCCAGCCGAGAACTCTCTCCTGACAAATCCTCCAAACACAAGAAGTCAAA gaaaagcaaGAAGAAGCGTGAGCGTTCTCcttcctcctcgtcctcctcttcctctccctcaccCCATGCGTACCGATCCAGAGAGTACCACGGCGAGGAGATGGAGCATATGGAGAAAGGGGGCTTCGATAAGTCCCGCCTGGGGCCGCGAGAGTACCCCCGGGACTATGAGGGGGGCCACATGGAGAGAGGAGGCTacgagagaggaagaggagggtaCGAGCGCGGAGGATTCGACCGAACGGGATACGATAGAGGACGCGGGGGATACGACAGGGGATTT CCTAGAATGAGAGGTAGGGGATGGAACAGGGGGAATTACcccaacaacaataacaatggAAACCCCGCTAACATGGGCGGCCCAGTGCGCCCGCAGGAGGAGGAGTGGGACCCTGAATACACCCCTAAAAGCAGGAAGTACTACCAG CACGATGACCGTGACCGTGAGGGAGAGATGAAGTGGGCGGACGGGCGCGGTCGTGGGCGGGGCATGTACCCGCGCAGCAGAGGCTCCTTCACCGTGCGCAGAGGTGCTGGCGCCGGCGGTAGCAGCGGCAGCCCCAAGTGGACCCACGACATGTTCCAGGGAGCCACGGAGGAGGGAGAGCTGCCTGACGACGGACCTGAGCACGGCCTCAAAGACGACGAAAAAGCAGCTGAGGGCGCCGCCTCTAAACCCTAG